The genomic DNA CCTGTTCGCTGGTATCAAGTGAGCGATTGATTCTGCAGACACTTCAGTCCCTGTTTGGACGGTATCCGCCTCAGACAGACCAGCAGCCTCAGTGCCTACCAAAGGATTGGTGCTGGTTGGCTCTACAGACGATGGGTCATCTCGGGTGCACGTCTGGAGCAGGGTGGAGGACTCCTCATCAGGGGTGTTGGGTGGAGCAGGTTGAGATGTTTCTGTTGAGCGCTCCTGGTCGTCTTGATCCGGAGGCGCTCCTCTAAatgcctccttctcctcctctggctTGTTGTCAGGTGTTTCATCGGTTGTCTCATCCTGTCTGGTCCACTTTGGTGAGTCTTCAGCTTTCTCTGAGGATGACTGAAACAGTCTTCCTAGGAGTCCAGGTTTGATGTCAGGTTTCTTGGTATCTTTCGGTTTGATCTTGTTGGCTCTGTCATTTCCCCCTGATGTGAAGAGTTTTGACAAAGGACTTTTTCCTTTAGACCAGGATCCTAGTCTGACTGGTGTCTTTTCAGCCGGTCTTACGGAACCCTTCagagaatttgttttttctccaggcTTCATCTGACTGTCACTGATTTCCTCATCCTTGGTGGAGTCAGATCTTTGGAGACTAGCGTCATCTTTTGGGTTCTTTGGGTCTTTTGGGACTTCAGATTGCTCTTGGTTTCTCTGATTATCAAGTGAATGTTCAGCTCTTTCTGCACCTCCATCCTGAACTCCTGCATCTGTCTGTGGGATCTCTGGACTGCTCTCCACCTTCAGTATCTGGAGGTTTTCCTCACTTTCTCTTTGGTTTTCAAACGACACCTGACCGGCCTCGTTTTTGTCTTCTAACACTTCATGTTTCTTCTCTTTGATCGGTTCGGTTTGGTCTGAAAACTGCAGACTGTGTTCTTCAGCAATTGCTTCCGGGGGTGTTGGAGACGGCAGCTCGTAGTGGGCTACGTCTACATGTAGAGAAAACCGGACGGCCTTCCTGGCTTTGTTCGGGTTAACGTCCACCCTGTCAGATGTTGGATTGAAGGttcttttggaggtgggggccACAGgtttctcttccacctgttggGTTGTAGCATCAGACGCCTTCAGCACCGAAGCCAAAGAATCGATACGGACTATTGGAGCGGTTCTGTTTGCTCTGGTTGGGTCTGTTTCCTCTGAGGGCGTCTGGACAGACTTCCCTTGTGATTTCTTTGATTCCCAACTGAGGGAACTTGTCTCTCGGACTTTTATTTCCGCCCCATGTTGGGTCTTTAATGGATTGGTGCCTGAAGGGTTTTTACTATTAGGAGGTACTTTGCCAATGTTGGGTACCTTTTCTTTCACAAATGCCTGCTGTGCCACGTTAACCATGtagctcttcttctgtggtggccAGCTCATTTTCAGTTTACCTTTAGCATCGCCACCAGTGTCTCCTCCCGGTTGTGTTGCAGAGGACCTCTTAAGAAACGCACCCTGAGAGGACTGTTCAGGTGACTTAACAATGATTCTAGAATCCGTCTCATCAGCACCTTCATTTTTGTGAAGCCACTGGTCTTTGTGCTGCTTGTGTCCAAATCCTTCATCATAATTCCCTTTCCTTTTAAAAAGCTGCTGGTAGTGAGAGCTGCAGTAGAATTCCCCATAAAGAGAAGAACAGTTGTGTAGGCTgcaataaaatagaataaaacaacGGTTGTGTCGTCTGTCGTTTGATCTTTAAACTGTGGAGTTTCACAATAATCATAATCGATGGTAAAATCATTCGTGACAGTATTTCTTTGCTTGCTAACGCTAACTGTCACTTCTACTAGTTGTTGATTGGATCCATTTTGTCATATTGTGAAGGGAATCTCACCTGAGCTTCTTCTTACAGTATTTGCAGCAGAAACACTTGTTGTGTAGGATAAGTTTATCGGCCACCATTTTTTCCATCGGATAGACGGGCGTCAGACACGCCGAACACATTTCCTTGGCGGCAGCCTGGAACTATGGCAATAAAACACATTGAGGTTCAGAAGACTGGGATTTAACGGTGATGGAAGTTCAAACAGAGGACCGGTGGGAGGAACCGTAGAGATCTGTCGGCTGACTAGAGAAAAACCTACAAGAATGTTCATGTCAAGTGAATTCTAATTAAATGGAGCAACTACTGAGTTGTTGGTAGAGAATGAAGTGACCACTGGGAGGAATGTATTCCTGTTAACATATGTTTAATAGCTTAAAGGAAATAAGAGAACTCATTTTAcacaattgtatttatttaaccgTTTATTTGACACATCACACAGTAGCAACTATGTGTTTGACTTTAATAAAAGAACACTTCATGTTTAACGTATAAAATCTATCTACGATCCTTTCTTTCAACTAAAAGTCAACATTTTTATAATTGCATCAGATTAATTTCATGACTAACCAAAACAAATTGTAATGTACACAAACTAAAGGGGGGGAGgggcacttcctgtttcatttagTGCTTTTCCCTTGGTTGGCTGAATGTAACAAACACCGTCCCATCCTTCTTGGCGTTGCTTGGCACGTTGTCCTGGGACCTCCGGTCTGATCTCGGGGTCAACGGGGACGTCATGATGGTTGGACTGTCCAGGCCAAACAGAGAGGACGAGTTACTGCCAGACTGTTTGGTGAAGAACCTGGACGTGACTGTAGACACAAAGACGTTCCCAAAGCCGTCGGTCTCCTCGTAGGTTTCGCTGACGGTCTTGGTGCCGATCATTCCGTCGGATTGTTCTGGAACAGTCTTCACTTGGAGAACGGTCATCTTACGGTCTGCAGGACTTCTGCAGGACTCCTTTCCCAGATCACTGTTAGCACCAGGATCTTCCGGCCTTGGTTTGAACGTGGACATCGCCGGTACGGGTTGCTCAGCAGGCCTCCTGGCTGCTGAGTGAATGGAGATGAAGGATGGGGAGGACTGGGAGGACGACTGTCTCAACAGTGGCTTTGTGTGCACTTGTTTGGGCCCTTCTTGTTTGGAGGGACCTGAGTCCAGAACACCCACGTCATTTGTCTCCTTCATTGGATCTGGTTTGGCCTTGCTTGAGACGATACTTATTTTCCGGATGTTTTTTGCAGGCTGAAAGTTTTGCTCAGATTTCAGAGATTCGTCAAATAATCCCGACAAACCTGCGATGTCCGCCTCAGACTTCAGACTGGAGACAGAGTACAACGCCTTTTTAATTGCATCTTCAATTTCAAGAAGCTTTGCCAATGTTTGTTCCTTCAGATTCATGATCTCCTTGCTTGCTTTTTCTAGATCTTCAAACGCAGTCTCGACTGAGGAGATGCTTTCTAGATCATCCTCCTGTGCCTCAACCTTCTTTCCCTCTGTCTTGTGTTGCTTTCCGTTCATACTGGGTGCGTCCATCCAGACAGGAACGTCGTTGTCGTAAATGATCTTCAAGGAGCCAACATCGGTGGCGCTAGTCTCTCCTTCGATCTCCTGCACCTGAGACAGAATCCCTTTCAGTTCCTCTCGTTTCCtcaaattttcaaatatttccatCGCCGCTTTTACGTTTCCTTTCATGATCTCGTCCTTGTGGACAGAAAGCCTCTGTCTTCTTTCGTCGTCCGTCTCCTTTACCTTCTTCTCTCTGAGAACTACTTTATCCTCAGGTTTTGATTGACTTGCATTCAGGTCATTTTGCTGGATAAAGCTTGCATCAACTGAATTCCTGGTCGTTTGACTTTGCAGTTTGCCATCAGGATGGTGTTGTTTcgtgggctgtgattggtcatgGGTTTGTCCTGCCACGCTCGTATTCTCTTGTTTCACTTTGACCTTTTTGGATAGCGAAGGCTTTCTTCTGTCCAGACTCTCACTTTCCCTTCTTTCAAAGTTCTGTCGCATTTCCTGCAAGCTTGTGGTCTTTTCCTGTTGATCACCTCCAGCCTGATTCTTCATGTACTTCTGAATCTCCTCGGCTGCATTGATTTTCTGGATCACGTTTTTCTCCATTTCCACCTCAGTGCTGTTTGACATCATTGTTTGACAGTTTGGTTTGTCTTCCATCGTTTCCTCAACATGTTTACGGTGGTGTGTTTCACAGCAGGTCTCTTGATTGTCTTCACCATGTTGCGTTTTATCTGTAGGGGAGTGTTTGCCTTGTTTTGGGTGGATCGCTGTatttttactgttgtctttcaTGGGGCCAGAGAATTCTGGAgcaggagttggtgaaatatccTGTTCCTCCACAACCACTGATTTTGTCCATCGAGGTTTTGGCGACAGGACCGGCTTCTGCTTGGAGGATTTATCACTTGTCTTTAGGGGGAGTGGAGGTGGAGCAACACTCTCTGTGATGGAGGACTTGGGGTTTCCATTTGCTACGGGGTTGAGGGTTGAATTCTGTGTTGTAATGGATGGCTGTCCTTCACAGGTTACTGAAATTGAAGGAAACAATTGTGCGTCAGATGGAGGCATGGACACCACAGCACATTCCTTGAGAACTGTCTTGCTCCTCTCTGAACAAGCCCTTCCTGAATTCCTGTATATCATGGCAGCCTTATAGTCTCCTTTGGACACGTTTAGACTAGACTTCTCTAGCGACTGCAGAGCCAGCTGGACATTCCCTCGTACGATATCCTCTTTATCTACGAGCCTCGGCTCGGTCGCTGCGCTCTGCAGAGACCTGATCGCTGCCTTCACATCTCCTCTGGTAACTTCTACCTCATCTTCTGTCGTCTGACCGTTAAACTCACAAACTACAAACGAAGGCAGTGATCCTTGTGCACAATTACTGACAACAACTGCACTTTGTGGACAAGTCTCAAAGGAGACATGGCTTTCCCGGTCTTTCTCAGTACTACTGACCTTTGGATAAGTCCTGATTTTCTGGGATCTTGAAGGGGTTGAACATGTTGGTTGCGTTGCCACTGAGGTGCATTCCTCCTGTGCCGTGACGTCCAGGTTGTAGATCTTTCCGGGGACAATGACGTCCCGCTCCACATGCATGCTTTGCTGCTTGGCCAGCTCCAAGGACTTTTTGGCTGCTTTCACGTCTCCGGCAATGATGACCTCTCTTTGCAATTGGCTTTCGTCCTCTTCAGGACCTTGAGCTGACAGGTCCATGTCGTAGATGGTTCCAGGTGTGATGACCTCCCGCTCCATACACGTGCTCTGCTGCTTTGCGCGTTCTAATGACTGCATGGTTGCCTTGATGTCCCCGGCCACGATGTCCTTCTTTTCCACCATAACGGGTGGCTGGACTGCAAGTTGCTGCTTTGCTGATACCACGTTGCCGGGGATGATCTCTTCCCTCGGGACGCAGCTGTCAACGGAGACCGAGCAGTCAGATGAGAACACTTTCTTGGTGTTCTTCACGTCCCCTGGCAGGATGTCAGAGATGGTGCGCTCCACTTGGTCTTTTTGCTGGCAGAGACTTCGCTTTGCCTCTTTCACATCGCCATGAACAATGTCAATGCTCTCCTCAGCCGGAATGCCGTTATCGACTTCATCCCCCGATGCCTCCGTGTGAAGAGTCTTCAGGTAGTGCAGATCTCCTTTCTCAATGCAGCTTTTGTACAGATTGACGTTTCCCTTTTCGTTTTCATCCACCCTGCAGGACGCTGGCGTCCTCTGACTGCTGGCAGTAGCTAAAAGACTTCCGATGGTGGACTTTATATCGCCCCTCTCTCTGACCTGACTCTCGCTTTTGCTTTCGGGGTTGCAGATGAGGGAATAAACGGACATCTCCGCTTGCCCTCCTGCACCCTCCTGCATTAGGATTCCCTTCCTTACATCCTTATCCTGGACTAGCAAACCGTCTATCATCTGGACGATGTTTTGAATTCTTTGATCTGTCTCAAAGTTGATCGCTGATTCATAGACAGGGAGCTCCATGACTGTGGTGTTCACTTTGTCCTTTTCCACTTCTCTAAGGAGAGTGATTTGGGGTTTTAGGGTGGTCTTAAGCAACAGCTGTAGCACGATGTTCCTGATGTTGCCCCCGACAACCTCTTCTTTCTGGATTTGCACACCGCTGTTGCTTTCAAACAGATATTTTGCCATATGAACGTTTCTGCTCTCGTTTGCTTCTATGATGATACCACTTGAGTGGACGAAACCCATTTGGCACAGATAGGAAAGGGTGTCGGCAACACTGTCAGCGGTGATTTTGTCCAGCGGAGTGGTCTCAAACAGCCATGTCGTACACTTCACATCAACCTTTGGGATCTGGTCTTCAGGACTTTGCACTGAGGTGTCCTCTGATTCCTTGATTTTGTCCAATGGTTGTGATTCAAACAACCAAGTGCAGCGTTTGACATCTCCTTTCTGACAGTCCTCCCTGTGGACCGTTTTCAGCtctccttgttcctcaggttcCCCTTTCAGACTGTCGATGGTTTGGTTTTCAAAGAGCCAGGTGGACGTTCTGACATCCCCACGCTGGACATCGGTCACACTTACCATTCGCACAAACTTGTTGGATGACTGTTCAgattcaaaaatgtgtttactgAGCTGCACGTTGCTGCCGCCGATGTCCTCAATGACCTTGACAGAAGGTTCATCCCGGACAGTGAGGGAGTCCAAAGGCTGCGTCTCAAACTTCCATCGGGCCGACTTCACGTCTCCTTTCTTTACATCTTCTTGGGTGACGGCTCGGATCACGTAGACTTCATTTTCTGCCTGAATGGCATCGAGGGGCTTCGTCTCAAACATCCACCTCGCTCCTCGGACGTCACCACTCAGGACCTCCTCCTTCTTCACAGTGGTGACCTCATGGAACTGGCCCTCCTTGTCTCTGATGGCGTAGAGGGGCTGGCTCTCAAACATCATGGTGCTGGACTTCACGTCCACGTTGTTCCCCTGATGTTCAGCAGAGAACCGCTTGTCTTCCAGGGGCTGGGGGTGGAGTTTGTCCAGTGAAGACGTTTGGAAGATGAACTTTTTGTTCCTCACATCTCCACTCTCAACACAGCCGACCCTCTGGAGGTTCACATCGTCGTCGTTCTTATTGATCAAGTTCATGGGACAGTTCTCAAACATCCAGGTGAAGGTATGCACTGAACCTTTCTCCACGTTGGGGTTCTTCTCTTCTGATGTTGCTGCTTCCACCTCGGATCCGATTTCATCCAAGGACTGAGATTCAAACAGTTCTTTGACCCAGGAGACATCGCCGGACTGAAGGCTGACCTGGCTGACGCACCTGTGGCCACGTTCAGGATGGGAATCCAGTCTTATTCGGTGTAAGGTTTCCGTTTCAAAGAGGTGCTTGACTGTTTGAACGCCGACCTCGGGCCTGACACGGTCCTTTATGGTGTCGCACAGCTTCAAACTGTACTCACCACCATCTCTGATGCTGTCCAGTGGCTGTGACTCAAAAAGCCAGGTGATAGACTTGACGCTGGTGTTGTCGATGGTTTCTTTATCCTCTTTTTCGTGGACTTTGTCTGCTTTATCATATAAAATGTCCATCGGTTGAGTTTCAAACAACCACTTACAGGTCTTGACGTCTCCTTGTTGAGGCTGGTCTACCACAGAAGGTTCTCTCTGGTTGAACTTGGCGTGGATCCCCTCGATGGTCTGGGTTTCAAACAGCCACTTTGCCGTCTTGACGTCACCCGATTGGTCCTCTTGTCTGGTGATGCCTTTGATGACCTCCACGTTTCCTTCCGTCTCTGCCAGCTCATCCAGAGGCCTGGTCTCAAACATCCATTTATAGTTCTGGACTTTGCCTTGAATGAATTCTTCTCGGCTGACGGTCGTGACCTTATGGAGGTTTCCAGAGCTGTCCTTGATCGCATATAAAGGAGTCGCCTCAAACATTTCTTGGTTGCTTTTGACATTTCCCGACGCTGAAGCTTTTTCCTTCTCAACAGTCTCCTCAGAATGAGTGATTTTGCTCAGAGGAATGGTTTCAAACAGGCGTTTGAATCCCTTGACATCGCCCTTTTCAACCACTTCCTGCTTGGACGAGGTTTCATTTTGAATACCGCAGCTCTCAAATATTTGCTTCTTATATTTTACTTCTCCTTGTTCATCAGCCGAAAGGCTAATTTTCTTCAAACGTCCAACTTCGTAGCTGTCGCTAAGAGTCTCCATGGGTTGGGTCTCAAACAGCCACAGGGAGGTCTTAACATCTCCCCCAAGAACTTCCTCCTTTTCCAGGGACTTTTGCTCAGAGTCTCCCTTCAGTGTCGCCAGCGGTTGCATTTCGAAGAGCTTTTTCTTGCTGATGACGGCAGCTTCTTCGGTGCCTTCAGCCACAGTTCCTACAAACTTGTCCACTTCCTGTATGGTGTCAAACGGCTGGGTTTCAAACATCCACCTCTTCTGGTCAAAGCCCCCCCGGTGGCCCTCTTCCAGAGAGATGCCCCTGATGATCTTCACTCCGTCGGTTCCCTTGTTGATCAGATCCAGAGGTTGGGTCTCAAACAGCCAGCGAGCCGTTctgatgttgctgctgctgatctCCTCCCTGCACACGGACTTGATCCCATGAACACCTCCACTGTCGTCCCTGATGGCACAGCAGGGGTCCGCCTGGAAGAGCTTGACCCTCTTCTGGAggtctcctctctgctcctggAGCTCCGACGTCAGCTTGAGCAGGCTGTGGTCCTCGATGGACTGACAGCGTCCCAGATGGCTCAGAGGTCTGGACTCAAAGAGCTTCCGGGTTCCTCTCACGTCTCCAGCCTGGATGGGCTCCTTCAGAACCGCCTCCACCAGCTCGCCCTCCTCGCCCTGGAGCTGGTTCAGGGTGTCCATCGGTTGGGTCTCAAACAGCCACATGGAGGTCCTCACGTCTCCTCTGACCGACGTCTGTCGCCTAGGAGACGCCGGTCGGTTAATGTCGACATGCTCGAACATGGAGGAGGTGCTTCTGACGTCGCCTCCTTTCAGCTCCTCGTCATGTAGCAGCTTCCTGGTGGCGTGAGGATCCCCGATGTTGTCCAGGGTCCAGTTCTCAAAGATCCACTTCATGGACTGAACTTCCCCCTGATAGGCCGCATCAGTGGGCGGGCTTTCTGGTCGCACCGCCTGCATCACCTCGTCGTCCACGGCGTCGTCCAGACTGGGTCTCAGGTCGGGGTGGATGTGTCTGAAGATCCGCTTCAGCTCGCTCTTCTGCCGCTGCTGGTAGAAGGTGGAGAAGGTTTCTTTGGGCGGGGGGATGGGGAGAACACCTTCATAGTCCAGGGGTCTGGGGAGgacggggggaggaggagggggaggcaaGTCTTCATCGGGAGACGATGGTGAAATGGTGATGTTCCTGGACTCTTCAGCCATCTGAAGACAGAATGAAGgtcaggtcaggggtcagggttcaGGATGAAGCATCAGGTAGAGCTATGGTGTTTAGTGAGAGGAGCCTCATGTTACCTTCTGGTGCTCGCACGGCGTTTTCACAGCAAACCATCCTTTATCACACCGGGTTAGAAACACCACAGCTGTTAGTGAGCAGACACCGACGCCCGGTCTCCACTAGGGGCGCTAAACCACACAACTGTTCATCTTCACTCTGTGTGCTGTGAATGTTCTGACTCCAGAACGCAGGACCCGGACATAATATAATGTATGTAATGCATATTATACtacatacataatatataatgtatagtttATGGatataaactatatatatatatatatatatatatatatatatatatatatatatatatatatatatatatatatacacacacacacacacactatatgtatatatgtatatactatatgtatatatacagtatatatactgtatatatatatatatatatacatatgtatatatatgtgtgtgtatatatatatatatatatatataaactacaGTTTTTGAGTTTACCTCAATGTGAATAAATTATGTCATAACTAAACATGACCAGCAGTCACATGCTAacacacatgctaacacacaTGCTAACAGTGATCACACAGCACACATGCTAGCACACTTGCTAACACACATACTAACACATGCTAACGGTAATGAGTACCTTCCTGTGTTTCGCTCTTCCTGGCGTAGCGACGACTTCCtgttgaacagaaaaacaaggcGTTCCTTTAACCTGCttgtgtgacatcacttcctgttcagcatAGTGTTACTGTGTGGgtgtggaccccccccctcctgacgCCTGTGCTGGGAGGAATGGGAGGCATCCCAGGAACTCACCGGCTGTGGGGGGGCCC from Antennarius striatus isolate MH-2024 chromosome 18, ASM4005453v1, whole genome shotgun sequence includes the following:
- the xirp1 gene encoding xin actin-binding repeat-containing protein 1 isoform X1, which gives rise to MSHKQVKGTPCFSVQQEVVATPGRAKHRKMAEESRNITISPSSPDEDLPPPPPPPVLPRPLDYEGVLPIPPPKETFSTFYQQRQKSELKRIFRHIHPDLRPSLDDAVDDEVMQAVRPESPPTDAAYQGEVQSMKWIFENWTLDNIGDPHATRKLLHDEELKGGDVRSTSSMFEHVDINRPASPRRQTSVRGDVRTSMWLFETQPMDTLNQLQGEEGELVEAVLKEPIQAGDVRGTRKLFESRPLSHLGRCQSIEDHSLLKLTSELQEQRGDLQKRVKLFQADPCCAIRDDSGGVHGIKSVCREEISSSNIRTARWLFETQPLDLINKGTDGVKIIRGISLEEGHRGGFDQKRWMFETQPFDTIQEVDKFVGTVAEGTEEAAVISKKKLFEMQPLATLKGDSEQKSLEKEEVLGGDVKTSLWLFETQPMETLSDSYEVGRLKKISLSADEQGEVKYKKQIFESCGIQNETSSKQEVVEKGDVKGFKRLFETIPLSKITHSEETVEKEKASASGNVKSNQEMFEATPLYAIKDSSGNLHKVTTVSREEFIQGKVQNYKWMFETRPLDELAETEGNVEVIKGITRQEDQSGDVKTAKWLFETQTIEGIHAKFNQREPSVVDQPQQGDVKTCKWLFETQPMDILYDKADKVHEKEDKETIDNTSVKSITWLFESQPLDSIRDGGEYSLKLCDTIKDRVRPEVGVQTVKHLFETETLHRIRLDSHPERGHRCVSQVSLQSGDVSWVKELFESQSLDEIGSEVEAATSEEKNPNVEKGSVHTFTWMFENCPMNLINKNDDDVNLQRVGCVESGDVRNKKFIFQTSSLDKLHPQPLEDKRFSAEHQGNNVDVKSSTMMFESQPLYAIRDKEGQFHEVTTVKKEEVLSGDVRGARWMFETKPLDAIQAENEVYVIRAVTQEDVKKGDVKSARWKFETQPLDSLTVRDEPSVKVIEDIGGSNVQLSKHIFESEQSSNKFVRMVSVTDVQRGDVRTSTWLFENQTIDSLKGEPEEQGELKTVHREDCQKGDVKRCTWLFESQPLDKIKESEDTSVQSPEDQIPKVDVKCTTWLFETTPLDKITADSVADTLSYLCQMGFVHSSGIIIEANESRNVHMAKYLFESNSGVQIQKEEVVGGNIRNIVLQLLLKTTLKPQITLLREVEKDKVNTTVMELPVYESAINFETDQRIQNIVQMIDGLLVQDKDVRKGILMQEGAGGQAEMSVYSLICNPESKSESQVRERGDIKSTIGSLLATASSQRTPASCRVDENEKGNVNLYKSCIEKGDLHYLKTLHTEASGDEVDNGIPAEESIDIVHGDVKEAKRSLCQQKDQVERTISDILPGDVKNTKKVFSSDCSVSVDSCVPREEIIPGNVVSAKQQLAVQPPVMVEKKDIVAGDIKATMQSLERAKQQSTCMEREVITPGTIYDMDLSAQGPEEDESQLQREVIIAGDVKAAKKSLELAKQQSMHVERDVIVPGKIYNLDVTAQEECTSVATQPTCSTPSRSQKIRTYPKVSSTEKDRESHVSFETCPQSAVVVSNCAQGSLPSFVVCEFNGQTTEDEVEVTRGDVKAAIRSLQSAATEPRLVDKEDIVRGNVQLALQSLEKSSLNVSKGDYKAAMIYRNSGRACSERSKTVLKECAVVSMPPSDAQLFPSISVTCEGQPSITTQNSTLNPVANGNPKSSITESVAPPPLPLKTSDKSSKQKPVLSPKPRWTKSVVVEEQDISPTPAPEFSGPMKDNSKNTAIHPKQGKHSPTDKTQHGEDNQETCCETHHRKHVEETMEDKPNCQTMMSNSTEVEMEKNVIQKINAAEEIQKYMKNQAGGDQQEKTTSLQEMRQNFERRESESLDRRKPSLSKKVKVKQENTSVAGQTHDQSQPTKQHHPDGKLQSQTTRNSVDASFIQQNDLNASQSKPEDKVVLREKKVKETDDERRQRLSVHKDEIMKGNVKAAMEIFENLRKREELKGILSQVQEIEGETSATDVGSLKIIYDNDVPVWMDAPSMNGKQHKTEGKKVEAQEDDLESISSVETAFEDLEKASKEIMNLKEQTLAKLLEIEDAIKKALYSVSSLKSEADIAGLSGLFDESLKSEQNFQPAKNIRKISIVSSKAKPDPMKETNDVGVLDSGPSKQEGPKQVHTKPLLRQSSSQSSPSFISIHSAARRPAEQPVPAMSTFKPRPEDPGANSDLGKESCRSPADRKMTVLQVKTVPEQSDGMIGTKTVSETYEETDGFGNVFVSTVTSRFFTKQSGSNSSSLFGLDSPTIMTSPLTPRSDRRSQDNVPSNAKKDGTVFVTFSQPREKH
- the xirp1 gene encoding xin actin-binding repeat-containing protein 1 isoform X2, which translates into the protein MAEESRNITISPSSPDEDLPPPPPPPVLPRPLDYEGVLPIPPPKETFSTFYQQRQKSELKRIFRHIHPDLRPSLDDAVDDEVMQAVRPESPPTDAAYQGEVQSMKWIFENWTLDNIGDPHATRKLLHDEELKGGDVRSTSSMFEHVDINRPASPRRQTSVRGDVRTSMWLFETQPMDTLNQLQGEEGELVEAVLKEPIQAGDVRGTRKLFESRPLSHLGRCQSIEDHSLLKLTSELQEQRGDLQKRVKLFQADPCCAIRDDSGGVHGIKSVCREEISSSNIRTARWLFETQPLDLINKGTDGVKIIRGISLEEGHRGGFDQKRWMFETQPFDTIQEVDKFVGTVAEGTEEAAVISKKKLFEMQPLATLKGDSEQKSLEKEEVLGGDVKTSLWLFETQPMETLSDSYEVGRLKKISLSADEQGEVKYKKQIFESCGIQNETSSKQEVVEKGDVKGFKRLFETIPLSKITHSEETVEKEKASASGNVKSNQEMFEATPLYAIKDSSGNLHKVTTVSREEFIQGKVQNYKWMFETRPLDELAETEGNVEVIKGITRQEDQSGDVKTAKWLFETQTIEGIHAKFNQREPSVVDQPQQGDVKTCKWLFETQPMDILYDKADKVHEKEDKETIDNTSVKSITWLFESQPLDSIRDGGEYSLKLCDTIKDRVRPEVGVQTVKHLFETETLHRIRLDSHPERGHRCVSQVSLQSGDVSWVKELFESQSLDEIGSEVEAATSEEKNPNVEKGSVHTFTWMFENCPMNLINKNDDDVNLQRVGCVESGDVRNKKFIFQTSSLDKLHPQPLEDKRFSAEHQGNNVDVKSSTMMFESQPLYAIRDKEGQFHEVTTVKKEEVLSGDVRGARWMFETKPLDAIQAENEVYVIRAVTQEDVKKGDVKSARWKFETQPLDSLTVRDEPSVKVIEDIGGSNVQLSKHIFESEQSSNKFVRMVSVTDVQRGDVRTSTWLFENQTIDSLKGEPEEQGELKTVHREDCQKGDVKRCTWLFESQPLDKIKESEDTSVQSPEDQIPKVDVKCTTWLFETTPLDKITADSVADTLSYLCQMGFVHSSGIIIEANESRNVHMAKYLFESNSGVQIQKEEVVGGNIRNIVLQLLLKTTLKPQITLLREVEKDKVNTTVMELPVYESAINFETDQRIQNIVQMIDGLLVQDKDVRKGILMQEGAGGQAEMSVYSLICNPESKSESQVRERGDIKSTIGSLLATASSQRTPASCRVDENEKGNVNLYKSCIEKGDLHYLKTLHTEASGDEVDNGIPAEESIDIVHGDVKEAKRSLCQQKDQVERTISDILPGDVKNTKKVFSSDCSVSVDSCVPREEIIPGNVVSAKQQLAVQPPVMVEKKDIVAGDIKATMQSLERAKQQSTCMEREVITPGTIYDMDLSAQGPEEDESQLQREVIIAGDVKAAKKSLELAKQQSMHVERDVIVPGKIYNLDVTAQEECTSVATQPTCSTPSRSQKIRTYPKVSSTEKDRESHVSFETCPQSAVVVSNCAQGSLPSFVVCEFNGQTTEDEVEVTRGDVKAAIRSLQSAATEPRLVDKEDIVRGNVQLALQSLEKSSLNVSKGDYKAAMIYRNSGRACSERSKTVLKECAVVSMPPSDAQLFPSISVTCEGQPSITTQNSTLNPVANGNPKSSITESVAPPPLPLKTSDKSSKQKPVLSPKPRWTKSVVVEEQDISPTPAPEFSGPMKDNSKNTAIHPKQGKHSPTDKTQHGEDNQETCCETHHRKHVEETMEDKPNCQTMMSNSTEVEMEKNVIQKINAAEEIQKYMKNQAGGDQQEKTTSLQEMRQNFERRESESLDRRKPSLSKKVKVKQENTSVAGQTHDQSQPTKQHHPDGKLQSQTTRNSVDASFIQQNDLNASQSKPEDKVVLREKKVKETDDERRQRLSVHKDEIMKGNVKAAMEIFENLRKREELKGILSQVQEIEGETSATDVGSLKIIYDNDVPVWMDAPSMNGKQHKTEGKKVEAQEDDLESISSVETAFEDLEKASKEIMNLKEQTLAKLLEIEDAIKKALYSVSSLKSEADIAGLSGLFDESLKSEQNFQPAKNIRKISIVSSKAKPDPMKETNDVGVLDSGPSKQEGPKQVHTKPLLRQSSSQSSPSFISIHSAARRPAEQPVPAMSTFKPRPEDPGANSDLGKESCRSPADRKMTVLQVKTVPEQSDGMIGTKTVSETYEETDGFGNVFVSTVTSRFFTKQSGSNSSSLFGLDSPTIMTSPLTPRSDRRSQDNVPSNAKKDGTVFVTFSQPREKH